From Bacteroidota bacterium, one genomic window encodes:
- a CDS encoding response regulator transcription factor produces the protein MIKVVIVDDSSDLREGLQIALKEHDDEFICIGAFSDAESAVKNVETLLPDVILMDINLPGISGIEAVKKIKRSLPKTDIIMLTVFAEDKTVFDSLCAGACGYITKNTTPEQILDAIRDVSKGGSPMSPRIARMVVGSFRNFIVSSLTEREQEVLTLLSKGNSYKMVAELLFISHDTVRFHIKNIYKKLEVHSLPEAFAKVKKFG, from the coding sequence ATGATAAAGGTTGTAATCGTAGATGATAGTTCAGACTTGAGAGAAGGTCTTCAGATCGCACTTAAAGAACATGACGATGAATTTATCTGCATCGGTGCATTTTCAGATGCTGAAAGTGCTGTGAAGAATGTTGAAACACTTTTACCGGATGTGATTCTGATGGACATCAATCTGCCCGGGATTTCAGGGATTGAAGCTGTGAAAAAGATAAAGCGATCCCTTCCAAAAACTGACATCATTATGCTCACAGTATTTGCTGAAGACAAAACCGTTTTCGATTCACTTTGTGCCGGAGCTTGTGGATACATAACAAAAAACACTACTCCTGAACAGATCCTTGATGCAATCCGTGATGTTAGCAAAGGTGGCTCACCAATGAGCCCGCGTATTGCAAGAATGGTTGTTGGCTCATTCAGGAATTTCATTGTCTCTTCTCTTACCGAAAGAGAGCAGGAGGTACTCACATTATTGAGCAAAGGCAACAGTTACAAAATGGTTGCCGAATTACTTTTTATCTCTCACGATACTGTGCGATTTCATATAAAAAATATTTACAAGAAACTTGAAGTGCATTCTCTTCCGGAGGCGTTTGCTAAGGTGAAAAAGTTTGGGTGA
- a CDS encoding response regulator produces the protein MKKIILIDDDVQNISLSKLILSRLLGKEIEIIDFTDPEIGIKFLHDHFSNTQTNNPATLFLDINMGSMDAWQFLEKFETFSQRIKEQINIYILSSSINQEEIDLSKTNRNVIDFIEKPLNKKSISKVFA, from the coding sequence ATGAAAAAAATCATTTTAATCGACGATGACGTACAAAACATATCACTTTCAAAACTGATCCTATCAAGGTTGTTAGGCAAAGAGATAGAGATTATTGATTTTACCGATCCTGAAATTGGAATTAAGTTCTTACATGATCATTTCAGCAATACTCAAACTAATAATCCTGCAACTCTATTTCTGGACATAAATATGGGTTCTATGGATGCCTGGCAGTTCCTTGAAAAATTTGAAACATTTTCTCAAAGAATTAAAGAACAAATAAATATTTATATTCTTTCCTCATCAATAAATCAGGAAGAAATTGATTTATCCAAGACTAATAGAAACGTTATTGATTTTATTGAAAAACCTCTTAATAAAAAATCCATTAGCAAAGTCTTCGCTTAG
- a CDS encoding DUF5011 domain-containing protein, translated as MKKNILILTIAVISILGACKKEDTAEVSKVVSVSYPMITLKGAPGDTVIFLATGSTYTDAGATLTDDITGAQSDLIGSTAEVDLSTPGVYYVTFSASNSNGFETTKNRVIVVYDAAVPLEDYTGTYSQANGRVVNVAKVADRLFTCDDLYGTFTIPIPLYFVDFGTGLYIPSQKIHPSLGVEVHGEGEKTGTAGSYVLDFYGLTRDGQPRPRTLTQQ; from the coding sequence ATGAAAAAAAATATATTAATTCTCACAATTGCGGTGATTTCAATCCTTGGTGCCTGTAAAAAGGAGGATACTGCTGAAGTTTCAAAAGTAGTAAGCGTAAGTTATCCGATGATCACTTTAAAAGGCGCTCCGGGTGATACCGTAATTTTTCTGGCAACCGGTTCTACCTATACCGATGCAGGTGCAACTCTGACAGATGATATTACAGGAGCACAATCCGATCTTATCGGTAGCACTGCTGAAGTTGATCTTTCAACTCCGGGAGTTTATTATGTAACATTTTCTGCAAGTAATTCAAACGGTTTTGAAACGACTAAGAACAGAGTCATTGTAGTTTATGATGCTGCTGTTCCTTTAGAAGATTATACCGGTACCTATTCGCAGGCAAATGGAAGAGTTGTAAATGTGGCAAAAGTCGCAGACCGGTTATTTACATGCGATGATCTGTACGGAACGTTTACAATTCCAATTCCATTGTATTTTGTTGATTTTGGAACGGGCTTATATATTCCATCTCAGAAAATTCATCCATCTCTTGGTGTTGAAGTACATGGTGAAGGCGAGAAAACAGGAACTGCCGGAAGTTATGTTCTGGATTTCTATGGACTGACCCGTGATGGACAACCGCGTCCGAGAACATTAACGCAACAATAA
- a CDS encoding sigma-70 family RNA polymerase sigma factor, giving the protein MTTFDENFVLQCKSGDKKAQKMLFERMYAPMFRVCMRYLSQHADAEDCLMLGFMKVFKNIELFQFNGESSLSVWIRKIMVNEALMFIRQKKNLMFVVEETTTDVPMEAEIINSMEAEELNYHIMQLPSGYRTVFNLNVIEGYDHKEIASLLNISEVTSRSQLAKAKRKLRIMISQTTSSYGEQGE; this is encoded by the coding sequence ATGACCACATTCGACGAAAATTTTGTTCTCCAATGCAAATCGGGTGACAAGAAAGCACAGAAGATGCTTTTTGAAAGAATGTATGCACCTATGTTCAGAGTCTGTATGCGATACTTATCACAACATGCGGATGCAGAGGATTGCCTGATGTTGGGTTTTATGAAAGTCTTTAAAAATATTGAGTTGTTTCAATTTAATGGAGAAAGCAGTTTGTCGGTATGGATCAGAAAGATCATGGTAAATGAAGCACTGATGTTTATCCGACAAAAAAAGAATCTGATGTTTGTTGTAGAAGAAACTACAACCGATGTACCAATGGAAGCAGAGATCATAAACTCAATGGAAGCTGAAGAATTAAACTATCATATTATGCAATTACCTTCCGGATACCGGACAGTTTTCAATCTGAATGTTATTGAAGGTTATGATCATAAGGAAATTGCATCATTACTAAACATCAGTGAAGTTACCAGTCGTTCGCAGTTGGCAAAAGCAAAAAGAAAATTACGAATCATGATCAGTCAAACAACAAGCAGCTATGGAGAACAAGGAGAATAA
- a CDS encoding PQQ-dependent sugar dehydrogenase: MKFTKQMIVTAILSLFLCSNPAQAVVTLPVGFSQVLVAGGITAPTTMAIAPDGRFFVAQQNGLLRVVKNDTLLTQPFLSLSVNIDGERGLLGVALDPNFASNQYIYVCYTIASGLFNRVSRFTASGDTVIPGSEVTVIELDTLIANYHGGGHLDFGPDGTLYIAAGENGRSYKSQDLDSYLGKILRVNPDGSVPVNNPFTGPGKRQRVWSYGLRNPFTFSFQPGTGKLFINDVGEITYEEINDATTGGNNFGWPAAEGVSTDTNFVNPYYNYIHGTASGQGCAITGGTFFNPVSTDYPALYQDKYYYIDYCGNWIDMISLTNPPTRTTFASNIAAYSVGIATGIDGNLYYLSRNDEALYKIDYSVNQAPAVLNQPQSRTISLNYPVTFSATASGAATLNYQWLHNNVPVVGAILPDYTISNVAFADSGDYRLVVSNTFGSDTSVIAHLTVTANQPPSATIISPLTNSFYSAGEVINFSGTASDPEDGTLAASTFQWLLVFHHDTHIHPGPTVSGGTGSGSFTIPNTGEKSANVFYRLYMIVQDSEGMIDSSFVDLLPRTSMITLNSQPSGLSLQLDGQPFTTPYSVLSVEGMYRMISAPYAQQYSGNQLLFTSWNNNGPLTQTITTPINDSTYFATYDSLQLAYNLGNDSLVCVNDVVIIDAGAGYQSYVWTDGSVGQYLIIPTTAADTFTVGVTVVDGSGMTGNDSVTYVVDVCNSVDQIGGTLVSVYPVPSTGKVNISKLPVSYFLDVYDMTGRAIVKNSFVPSNEIKTVELSPGLYSFILSTSDKKFVTKKVSVIK, encoded by the coding sequence ATGAAATTTACAAAACAAATGATAGTAACTGCGATACTATCCCTATTCTTATGTTCAAACCCTGCTCAGGCAGTAGTGACATTACCTGTTGGTTTCAGTCAGGTATTGGTCGCAGGCGGAATTACTGCCCCAACCACAATGGCAATTGCTCCTGATGGAAGATTCTTCGTTGCCCAGCAAAATGGATTGTTACGTGTGGTGAAAAATGATACTTTATTAACCCAACCCTTTCTGTCATTAAGTGTAAATATTGACGGAGAAAGAGGATTACTGGGTGTGGCTTTAGACCCAAATTTTGCTTCTAACCAATATATATACGTTTGCTATACTATTGCCAGCGGTTTATTTAATCGTGTCAGCAGATTTACTGCAAGCGGTGACACTGTAATTCCCGGAAGCGAAGTAACAGTTATTGAATTAGATACTCTAATTGCCAATTATCATGGTGGTGGTCACCTGGATTTTGGACCGGATGGAACTTTGTATATAGCAGCCGGCGAAAATGGTCGTTCATATAAGTCGCAGGATCTGGACAGTTATCTTGGAAAAATACTTCGTGTAAATCCCGATGGTTCTGTTCCTGTAAATAATCCTTTTACCGGTCCAGGAAAAAGACAACGCGTCTGGTCATATGGTTTAAGAAATCCATTTACATTTTCATTTCAACCCGGTACTGGAAAATTATTTATCAACGATGTAGGTGAGATCACCTATGAAGAAATAAACGATGCAACAACAGGTGGCAATAATTTCGGATGGCCTGCTGCAGAAGGTGTCAGCACTGATACCAATTTCGTTAATCCATATTATAATTATATCCATGGTACAGCATCCGGACAAGGCTGCGCTATAACAGGCGGTACCTTTTTCAATCCGGTGTCTACTGATTATCCGGCATTGTATCAGGATAAATATTATTATATTGATTATTGCGGTAACTGGATCGATATGATCTCACTTACCAATCCGCCAACACGAACTACTTTCGCCTCAAATATCGCTGCATACTCTGTTGGAATTGCTACAGGAATCGATGGAAATCTTTATTACTTATCACGTAATGACGAAGCGTTATATAAAATAGATTATTCTGTAAATCAGGCTCCGGCAGTTTTAAATCAGCCACAGAGCAGAACGATTTCACTGAATTATCCTGTCACTTTTTCTGCTACTGCTAGTGGTGCTGCAACATTAAATTATCAATGGTTGCATAATAATGTTCCTGTTGTTGGAGCAATATTACCTGATTACACAATTTCGAATGTTGCTTTCGCAGATTCGGGAGACTATCGGTTAGTTGTTTCAAATACATTCGGATCTGATACCAGCGTCATCGCTCATTTAACTGTAACTGCTAATCAACCTCCTTCAGCTACTATCATCTCCCCACTTACAAATTCTTTTTATTCAGCCGGTGAAGTAATTAATTTCAGTGGAACTGCAAGCGATCCTGAAGATGGAACTCTCGCAGCCTCTACTTTTCAATGGCTCTTGGTTTTTCATCATGATACGCACATTCATCCGGGACCAACAGTTTCAGGTGGTACAGGTTCAGGATCATTTACAATTCCTAACACCGGAGAAAAATCTGCTAATGTATTCTATAGGTTATATATGATAGTTCAGGATTCAGAAGGAATGATCGATTCTTCTTTTGTTGATCTATTGCCTAGAACATCTATGATCACACTAAATTCTCAACCTTCCGGACTTTCCCTTCAACTCGATGGACAACCCTTCACAACTCCTTACTCTGTATTAAGTGTAGAAGGTATGTATAGAATGATCTCAGCTCCATACGCACAACAATATAGTGGTAATCAGCTTTTATTCACTTCGTGGAACAATAACGGTCCATTGACTCAGACTATTACAACACCAATCAATGATTCGACATACTTTGCAACTTATGATTCATTGCAACTTGCATATAATCTTGGCAATGATTCTTTAGTATGTGTGAATGATGTGGTTATTATTGATGCAGGTGCAGGGTATCAGAGTTATGTATGGACAGATGGTTCTGTCGGACAATATCTCATCATTCCAACTACTGCTGCTGATACCTTCACTGTAGGTGTAACAGTTGTCGATGGAAGTGGAATGACAGGAAATGATTCTGTAACGTATGTTGTTGATGTTTGTAATTCTGTTGATCAGATCGGCGGTACTCTTGTAAGCGTTTATCCTGTTCCTTCAACCGGAAAAGTTAACATCAGTAAATTACCTGTAAGTTATTTTCTGGATGTTTATGATATGACAGGAAGAGCGATCGTGAAAAATAGTTTTGTTCCATCAAATGAAATTAAAACAGTTGAACTGTCTCCGGGACTTTATTCATTTATACTTAGTACTTCTGATAAAAAGTTTGTTACAAAAAAAGTATCCGTGATCAAATAG
- a CDS encoding SusC/RagA family TonB-linked outer membrane protein, which produces MDRHLPGVSVIVKGTSTGAISDIDGNYSITVPASGTTLVFSGVGFTSQEIVIGTSTSINPVLETDIKKLNEIVVTANAIEREKRSVGYGVSTVTGSDLTKGEERSLVNSLQGKVAGVQITSASGGVGSSSRIIIRGGSSLLGDNRPLMVVDGIPIQDDNFQTGDELNRQVDAGNRANDINPEDIESISILKGPAAAALYGSRASNGAVMITTKSGKALKGSGKNLSMTFSSGMTFETPLKLPEFQNQFGQGLPFFLHDLRENTSWGAPFDGVVRPWGYAIDGEQRVKPYVGLEDNVREFFDIGHTYTNNFSLAGNQDKTAYYFSFGNVKQTGIIPGTEYNRYSFKVSASTELSNHVSSSASVIYSKSNGDLSIQGQNTALSPWENIIQTPRDISLLELKDYKNKFNDLDGYYSPYTNNPWYTLNENSYENAVDHLIGNVQLNYKPLEWLTFDYRLGTDFYADNREEIHAIAKTNPASPRFADGSIDYPGFYQASELTGREINSDLTATIKRSINKDLKFSFILGQNVNERRNTSLISTAPQLIIPNFYNLSGVNGNTTTANALNIRRLWGVYGSLAFDYKNFLFLELTGRNDHSSTLPIDNNSYFYPSANLSFVFTDAFKLSNKVLSFGKIALSYARVGKDAPAYSLSEVFTAPNTSNPAYTITDGHQGVQIEFPYDGIPGFTKGNTLANPNLTPEFTTAFEIGTELSFLNDRVGFNFNYYTNRSEDQIIPIQLPATIGYRAQFVNAATMTNKGIEMLLKVVPVVNKNFKWTLSVNYSKNTNNVEKLYGGLSQISIGNGTTFVGADLVAAIDKPWGQLLVTSFMRDPEGHVVCDPNTGLPITDPNDQLAGTVLPDYTMGINNAFTYKSWSFSFTFDIKQGGLLYSRTRSTMIFTGTDPATTYNNREPFIIPNSVVLNPDGSYGENTVEADPFTYFANSGAALTNVHGENLLDGSYVKLRELNISYVLPKRWMSKTPFGEITLTAYGRNLWISTPEENIYLDPEVSSFGTGNVQGYDYGALPSVRSFGGMVRFTF; this is translated from the coding sequence ATGGACAGACACTTGCCCGGTGTTTCTGTTATTGTAAAAGGAACTTCGACCGGTGCCATTTCTGATATTGACGGAAATTATTCCATCACTGTCCCGGCAAGTGGAACTACACTTGTCTTTTCAGGTGTGGGATTTACTTCGCAGGAAATTGTTATCGGAACTTCAACTTCCATTAATCCTGTTCTGGAAACAGATATTAAAAAGCTGAATGAGATCGTCGTCACCGCTAATGCAATCGAAAGAGAAAAGCGAAGCGTTGGATATGGTGTCTCTACTGTTACAGGAAGTGATCTTACCAAAGGTGAAGAACGCAGTCTGGTAAATTCTTTACAAGGAAAAGTAGCAGGTGTACAAATTACCAGTGCTTCAGGTGGAGTAGGGTCTTCATCACGAATTATCATTCGAGGTGGTTCTTCTTTATTAGGAGACAACAGACCACTCATGGTTGTTGATGGAATTCCTATTCAGGATGATAACTTTCAAACAGGCGATGAACTGAACAGACAAGTAGATGCCGGGAATCGTGCCAATGATATCAATCCGGAAGACATTGAATCAATTTCTATATTAAAAGGTCCGGCTGCTGCAGCATTATACGGATCTCGTGCATCGAATGGTGCAGTCATGATCACTACTAAATCCGGAAAAGCATTAAAAGGTTCCGGAAAAAATCTGTCGATGACATTCTCAAGCGGAATGACTTTCGAAACACCACTGAAGTTACCGGAATTCCAAAATCAGTTCGGTCAAGGTTTACCATTCTTCTTACATGACCTTCGTGAGAATACAAGCTGGGGTGCACCATTTGATGGTGTCGTTCGTCCGTGGGGTTATGCTATTGATGGCGAACAAAGAGTAAAGCCTTATGTTGGACTGGAAGATAATGTCAGAGAATTCTTCGACATTGGACATACTTATACAAACAATTTTTCTCTTGCAGGAAATCAGGATAAAACTGCTTACTATTTTTCATTCGGAAATGTAAAACAAACCGGTATCATTCCCGGAACGGAATACAACCGCTATAGTTTTAAAGTTTCTGCCAGCACTGAATTATCAAATCATGTTTCCAGTTCTGCATCGGTGATCTATTCCAAATCAAATGGAGACCTTTCGATTCAGGGACAGAATACTGCCTTGTCGCCATGGGAGAATATCATACAAACTCCACGCGATATCAGTTTGCTAGAATTAAAAGATTATAAAAATAAATTCAATGACCTTGATGGTTATTATAGTCCGTATACAAACAATCCATGGTATACTCTGAATGAGAACTCATATGAAAATGCTGTTGATCACCTGATCGGAAATGTACAGTTGAATTACAAGCCGCTTGAATGGCTTACGTTCGATTACAGACTAGGGACAGATTTTTATGCAGACAACAGAGAAGAGATCCACGCAATAGCTAAGACAAATCCGGCATCACCACGATTCGCAGATGGTAGTATTGATTACCCCGGCTTTTATCAGGCATCAGAATTGACCGGACGGGAAATTAACTCGGATCTCACTGCAACTATCAAACGGTCTATTAACAAAGATTTGAAATTTAGTTTTATCCTGGGGCAAAACGTAAATGAGAGAAGAAATACTTCCTTGATCTCAACTGCGCCACAATTGATCATTCCTAATTTTTATAATCTTAGTGGTGTAAATGGAAATACTACAACTGCAAATGCTTTAAATATTCGCAGACTGTGGGGAGTGTATGGTTCTCTTGCTTTTGACTATAAGAATTTCTTATTTCTGGAATTAACGGGAAGGAACGATCATTCATCAACTCTTCCGATTGATAACAATAGTTATTTTTATCCAAGCGCAAATTTGTCATTTGTCTTTACAGATGCATTTAAGCTAAGCAATAAAGTTTTATCATTCGGAAAGATAGCTTTGAGTTATGCACGGGTTGGGAAAGATGCTCCGGCTTACAGTTTGAGTGAAGTCTTTACAGCTCCAAATACAAGTAATCCAGCTTATACAATTACAGACGGACACCAGGGTGTGCAGATTGAATTTCCTTACGATGGAATTCCGGGATTTACAAAAGGAAACACACTTGCCAATCCAAATCTGACACCTGAATTTACAACTGCATTCGAGATCGGAACAGAGCTTTCATTCTTGAATGACCGAGTGGGATTCAATTTTAATTATTATACCAACAGAAGCGAAGATCAGATCATCCCAATTCAGCTTCCTGCAACAATTGGATACCGTGCTCAATTTGTGAATGCTGCAACAATGACCAACAAAGGAATTGAAATGCTTTTGAAAGTTGTTCCTGTTGTGAATAAGAATTTTAAATGGACATTGTCAGTTAACTATTCTAAGAATACGAATAATGTTGAAAAGTTATACGGTGGTTTAAGTCAGATCTCAATTGGAAATGGAACCACATTTGTCGGTGCCGATCTGGTTGCTGCTATTGATAAACCATGGGGACAGTTGTTGGTAACATCTTTCATGCGTGATCCTGAAGGTCATGTCGTTTGTGATCCGAATACCGGACTTCCAATTACAGATCCGAATGATCAGCTAGCAGGAACTGTTCTGCCTGACTATACAATGGGTATCAACAATGCTTTTACTTATAAGAGCTGGAGCTTCTCTTTCACATTTGATATCAAACAAGGCGGATTACTTTATTCAAGAACCCGCAGTACGATGATCTTTACCGGTACTGATCCGGCTACAACTTATAATAACAGAGAACCTTTTATTATTCCAAACAGTGTTGTTTTGAATCCTGATGGTTCCTATGGTGAGAACACGGTAGAAGCAGATCCATTTACATACTTTGCTAACTCCGGTGCTGCACTTACAAATGTGCATGGTGAGAATTTATTGGATGGTTCTTATGTTAAACTTCGTGAGTTAAATATATCTTATGTCTTACCGAAACGTTGGATGAGCAAAACTCCTTTCGGTGAAATCACTTTAACAGCGTACGGAAGAAATCTCTGGATCAGTACTCCTGAAGAGAATATCTATCTGGATCCTGAAGTTAGTTCATTCGGTACAGGAAATGTTCAGGGCTATGATTATGGCGCTTTACCTTCTGTAAGAAGTTTTGGTGGCATGGTAAGATTTACTTTTTAA
- a CDS encoding SusD/RagB family nutrient-binding outer membrane lipoprotein: MKNIKIYTGLIVIAAMLTMNSCKKDFLDVNTDPNNPIDVTSELILPPAIAHTAFITGGTYQVITGFWAQYWTQGSTGNQYNIYDQYQIPNTTFDRQWVELYSDVLEDFKVLSEKGISENKPNYTAIAYIMEAYVFHVLTDLHGDIPYSEALQGLNNIAPHFDSQQSIYDGLIVMIDKGISNIDYDASAFVPGADDFIYHGDMELWERFANSLKLRIYMRQSEVRPGVAQAGISSLYTNGAIFLEDGMDAEMHFVNSVGYEHPLYTEFINLGRQNIMASNTILNYMIANGDLRIDAFFTPATTGPNAGSHAGIDQGDGKTPTFPSDATPNDFSQPSDLIAGGDAAAVFMSASETYFLLSEAAARGWIADDAQALYEAGITSSFLRWEFSETDASDYYALPQIAFPAAGSQDDKVKAIITEKWVANCGNQSIEGWNDWRRTGYPDFFTVSLTSLIAPGSYPQRLPYPNSEIQTNQNTPAQPDITAKVWWDVN; the protein is encoded by the coding sequence ATGAAAAACATTAAAATATATACAGGTTTGATCGTCATTGCAGCAATGCTTACGATGAATTCATGCAAGAAGGATTTTCTCGACGTAAATACCGATCCGAATAATCCTATTGATGTAACAAGTGAATTGATCCTTCCACCGGCAATCGCTCACACCGCATTTATAACGGGTGGAACTTATCAGGTTATCACTGGATTCTGGGCTCAATACTGGACGCAAGGTTCAACCGGAAATCAATATAACATCTATGATCAGTATCAGATTCCGAATACGACTTTTGACAGACAGTGGGTGGAATTGTATTCTGATGTACTTGAAGACTTCAAAGTACTCAGCGAAAAAGGTATCTCTGAGAATAAACCTAATTACACAGCCATTGCATATATAATGGAAGCGTATGTATTCCATGTACTAACCGATCTGCATGGTGACATTCCATATTCAGAAGCATTGCAAGGCTTGAATAACATTGCCCCGCATTTCGATTCACAGCAATCTATTTATGATGGATTGATCGTAATGATCGATAAAGGAATTTCAAATATAGATTATGATGCAAGCGCATTTGTTCCGGGAGCTGATGATTTTATTTATCATGGCGATATGGAATTGTGGGAGCGTTTTGCAAATTCACTTAAGCTAAGAATCTATATGCGCCAATCAGAGGTTCGTCCCGGCGTAGCGCAGGCAGGTATTAGCTCTCTGTATACTAATGGAGCAATATTTCTGGAAGACGGTATGGATGCAGAAATGCATTTCGTTAATTCCGTAGGATATGAACATCCATTGTATACTGAATTCATAAATCTGGGCAGACAAAATATTATGGCCAGTAATACAATTTTGAATTACATGATTGCTAATGGTGATCTTCGTATCGATGCTTTTTTTACTCCCGCAACGACAGGTCCTAATGCCGGCTCACATGCAGGCATCGATCAGGGAGATGGAAAGACTCCAACTTTCCCTTCTGATGCTACTCCTAATGATTTCTCTCAGCCAAGTGATTTAATTGCCGGTGGTGATGCCGCTGCAGTTTTCATGTCTGCGTCTGAAACATATTTTCTGCTTAGTGAAGCAGCAGCACGCGGATGGATAGCAGATGATGCTCAGGCTTTGTATGAAGCAGGTATTACTTCTTCATTTCTACGTTGGGAATTTTCTGAGACAGATGCATCTGATTATTATGCATTGCCGCAGATTGCTTTTCCTGCAGCAGGTAGTCAGGACGATAAAGTAAAAGCAATCATCACTGAGAAGTGGGTTGCTAATTGCGGAAATCAATCGATAGAAGGATGGAATGATTGGAGGAGAACAGGATATCCTGATTTCTTTACTGTATCTCTTACCAGTCTTATCGCTCCGGGAAGTTATCCGCAGAGATTGCCTTATCCGAATTCAGAAATACAGACAAATCAGAATACACCGGCTCAACCTGACATCACTGCGAAAGTATGGTGGGATGTCAACTAA